Sequence from the Setaria italica strain Yugu1 unplaced genomic scaffold, Setaria_italica_v2.0 scaffold_424, whole genome shotgun sequence genome:
GCGCGGGGTGTATCCGGAGGCACTCGAGTATGACGGCGCGGAGGTACGGCGGCGTGGTCCGGAGGTGGTGCTCCTCCTGCCCGGCGACCTGGCGGTGTACCTTCTCCTGGACCTCCGGCCGGGCGACGAGATGGGCCAGCACCCACTCGACGGAGCACGCGACCGTCTCGGCGCCTGCGAGGATGAACTCCCACACCATGGGGGCCATCTCATCGTCTGTGAGCAGGCGGCCGCTCcgatcgccgccggcggcgtcgtcaGCGGGGACTCGGAGGACGAAGAGCGAGTCGACGTACGGGGTGacgctaccgccgccgccgccgccacatccCCGTTCCGTCCACCGACGCCTGGCTGCAATGATGAGAGTGATCATAAGGTAAGATAGCCGGTTGAACGCGGCGTCTAGGCGTAGCCACCGCCTCCGGTACAAAACCCTCGGCAGCCTCGTGGCTTCCACGGCCTTGGTTCCGgcgtaggcgaacaggaactcCATCTGCGCGCGGTCTATGGCGCGCACGTCGTGCTCATCGACGGCGCCTTCACCGAAACACAGGCGCGCCATCAGCGTGTAGATCGCGTGGTGGAGGCCGTCGCGAACGACCTCCTGGCCGCCAGCGTCTCNNNNNNNNNNNNNNNNNNNNNNNNNNNNNNNNNNNNNNNNNNNNNNNNNNNNNNNNNNNNNNNNNNNNNNNNNNNNNNNNNNNNNNNNNNNNNNNNNNNNNNNNNNNNNNNNNNNNNNNNNNNNNNNNNNNNNNNNNNNNNNNNNNNNNNNNNNNNNNNNNNNNNNNNNNNNNNNNNNNNNNNNNNNNNNNNNNNNNNNNNNNNNNNNNNNNNNNNNNNNNNNNNNNNNNNN
This genomic interval carries:
- the LOC105913664 gene encoding cytochrome P450 89A9-like — translated: MARLCFGEGAVDEHDVRAIDRAQMEFLFAYAGTKAVEATRLPRVLYRRRWLRLDAAFNRLSYLMITLIIAARRRWTERGCGGGGGGSVTPYVDSLFVLRVPADDAAGGDRSGRLLTDDEMAPMVWEFILAGAETVACSVEWVLAHLVARPEVQEKVHRQVAGQEEHHLRTTPPYLRAVIL